The genomic window CCGTCGCCGCGACCACGCGCCCTTGTATGGCTGACGACCAGGGTGCTGCCGAGAAAGGCCTCAAGGCGATCGTCGTAAAGGTGGACCCGCAAGCGCTGCCCGATCAGCTGCGACGGGGCGCTGTAGAAGATGCTCTTGACCAGAAAGCCGCTGGTGCGGGTGACGGGCACCACGATCTCGGTGAAGTCGGTGGTGCGCCGGCGCGGCAGGGGCTTCAGATGCGCCCGTTCCACCTGCGTGGCCGCCGCCCGCTGCCGGTTGCGCCGTGCCACCAGAATGTCGATGAAGCGGCGGTAGTCCTCGATGCTGGCGAAGTCGCGGCTGCCGCGCAGGATCAGCGCCTGTTCGATGGCCTTCTTCAGGTGCCGGTTCTGGGATTCCACCGCGCCGTTCTCATGAGCTTCCCCGCGGTTGTTGCGACTGGCCTCCATGCCGTAATGGCCGACGAAGGCATTGTAGCGCGTGGTGATATCCTGGCGCTGGTCAGCCGTCAGGTTGCGGAAAGCGGCCGAGAGGCTGTCGGTGCGATGCTCCTGTGGTGCCCCGCCGAGCGACCAGAGCGCCTGCTGCAGGTTCTCGGCCAGGGCCGTGAAGCTCTCCCCGCCCAGGACCACCCCGACATGCTCCCACCGGCTGTAGACCATGACGAAGTGGTAGAGCAGATGCGGGAATAGCTGGCCCGCGATCGTCACCTCCAGCTCCTCGGCATGAGTGAAGTCGGACTGGGCCATGCGGCCCGGCTCCGGCGTCTGGCGGAAGATGATGTCGCGCTCGGGCCCGTTCAACGCCCGCCACTGCCGCACCCGCCGTTCCAGGGTGCGCCGGATCCGGTCATCGGGGAAGGCCAGCGGATGCAGGCCCTGAAGGTGGCGCAGCAGGGTGACGGCCTGCAAGGCGCTGTCCCTCTCCAGCAAGGGAAGGATGTCGCCCTCCCAAAAGCCTTCGAGGGGATCGGCCACCGTGCGCCCGTGAACGATCTTGCGGTTCGAGGGCAGCGTCGGATTGGCATCGAACCGTCGGGCCGTGCGCTCACTGAACCCGGCGCGGGCGGCCGACGTGCGCTGACTGTGCTTCTGGAGGTCGGACATGTATAATCTCAATTGCTGGTCGTTGATGGGTTTGTAGGCCAACCCGGATCCTCCGTTTGACGGCAGAGGAACCCGGCTTACCAACCCGCAGCGACCAGCACCTTCCCCGAAATCAATCAGGCCGGTGCGGCTGCCCTCCAGACGGGCATGCCCGTCTTCCGTTCAGCCCCACCGGCCAAGGTGGTTGTCGGCACCGGCCAAGATGGTTGTCGCTGAACAGATGTATCCGATTGGGCCAAGCAGGCGGCGGTTGTTATACCAATCGATCCATTTCAGCGTTTCCCATTCGACCTCGCGCATTGATTTCCAGGGGCCGATCTGGTTGATGACCTCTGTCTTGAACAGGCCGATGACGCATTCAGCCAAGGCGTTGTCATAGGCATCGCCAACTGTTCCAACGGAAAGGTCGATCTCGGCCTTGGCCAGGCGTTCGGTGTATTTGATCGACAGGTATTGTGATCCGCGGTCCGAATGGTGGACCAAGCTCTTGTTATCCGGCGTCTTTCTTTGCCAGATCGCTTGCTCCAGCGCGTCGAGCACAAACTGGGTCTTCATCGATGTCGAGACGCGCCAACCGACAATACGACGTGCAAAGACGTCGATGACGAAGGCCACGTAGACGGTGCCGGACCATGTGGGCACATAGGTGAAATCTGAAACCCACAGCTTGTTCGGCCGATCCGCCATGAACAGCCGGTTCACCTTGTCGTCCGGGCAAGGCA from Paracoccaceae bacterium Fryx2 includes these protein-coding regions:
- the istA gene encoding IS21 family transposase, with protein sequence MAYKPINDQQLRLYMSDLQKHSQRTSAARAGFSERTARRFDANPTLPSNRKIVHGRTVADPLEGFWEGDILPLLERDSALQAVTLLRHLQGLHPLAFPDDRIRRTLERRVRQWRALNGPERDIIFRQTPEPGRMAQSDFTHAEELEVTIAGQLFPHLLYHFVMVYSRWEHVGVVLGGESFTALAENLQQALWSLGGAPQEHRTDSLSAAFRNLTADQRQDITTRYNAFVGHYGMEASRNNRGEAHENGAVESQNRHLKKAIEQALILRGSRDFASIEDYRRFIDILVARRNRQRAAATQVERAHLKPLPRRRTTDFTEIVVPVTRTSGFLVKSIFYSAPSQLIGQRLRVHLYDDRLEAFLGSTLVVSHTRARGRGDGHRVHVINYHHVIHALRRKPQALWSSIYRDSLFPRTEYAAAWQVLQRDLPRRDACRRMVDLLFIAHDQACEAELAHLLAAELDAGRVPDPGPLASCLNPRQTALPRDVAVAHPSLDSFDALLGACA